In Alteromonas naphthalenivorans, one DNA window encodes the following:
- a CDS encoding site-specific integrase, with the protein MPKFAKASTQAHNVIKALTKTERIQSLGTARNYEDALKRVSFWVKEKKLNGLQSLSLEQARFYLEYRAESVGQKTLDMERQALQAMMQLNGRLPDNGKLYIVKSELAEATRSRAYTRKQAEAVSQGQSSKHSLATQIAYAAGLRAHELLTLARNDEREPDRRKALSSKWDGRSGSLYTVVGKGGLKRHVLIPTALVNQLEQRRLKSPVTVTDRQIKYLQRYDIGGGKKWSDSFSKASSRNLYFSTGAHGLRHSYAQERMVELKALGYSRAIALETVSQEMGHFRPEITEVYL; encoded by the coding sequence ATGCCTAAGTTTGCAAAAGCCAGTACGCAGGCTCATAACGTCATAAAGGCGCTAACAAAGACTGAGAGAATACAGTCTCTTGGAACAGCTAGAAACTACGAAGATGCCCTGAAAAGGGTTTCTTTTTGGGTTAAGGAAAAAAAGCTTAATGGCTTGCAATCATTATCATTAGAACAAGCACGGTTTTACCTTGAGTATCGCGCCGAGAGTGTAGGGCAAAAAACACTTGATATGGAACGTCAGGCCTTGCAAGCGATGATGCAGCTAAATGGTAGACTACCTGATAACGGTAAGCTCTATATCGTCAAGTCAGAATTAGCTGAAGCAACACGGTCCAGGGCGTATACTAGAAAACAAGCCGAGGCCGTATCTCAAGGGCAATCGTCTAAGCATAGTCTGGCAACACAAATCGCATACGCCGCTGGGCTACGTGCTCATGAGCTTTTGACATTGGCCAGAAACGACGAACGGGAACCTGATAGACGAAAAGCATTGAGTTCTAAATGGGATGGCCGTTCAGGCTCACTTTACACAGTTGTGGGGAAGGGAGGGTTAAAGCGGCACGTGCTTATTCCTACAGCCTTAGTCAATCAACTTGAACAGCGCAGACTCAAAAGCCCTGTAACTGTCACTGACCGTCAAATAAAGTACCTACAGCGTTATGATATTGGTGGTGGGAAAAAATGGTCCGATTCCTTCAGTAAAGCTTCAAGTAGAAATTTGTATTTTTCAACTGGGGCACATGGCTTGCGTCATAGTTACGCACAGGAAAGGATGGTTGAGTTGAAAGCATTAGGCTATAGCAGAGCTATAGCCCTGGAGACAGTATCTCAGGAAATGGGACACTTTAGGCCGGAAATAACCGAGGTATATCTTTAA